GAAGACACTGATTAGTGCCTACTACTTCTGTAAACTACCATTTACAAAGTCATGCAGTTATTGTAGGGGAAGGatgagttattttaaaaaataacataataaTATGTTTATTCAGCTAGGTATTTTTACCAGAAATCAATTGGAGATTTTACTATTTTTACTGAAACTTTCTGTGCACTTATTTTCAAAGAGTTAAAGCTTCTTATATAGAAGTACTCAATTTAACTTCCCTATAAACTTCCCTTGATTTAGTAGTGAATTAAAGATACCATGATTTAActtacagttttaaaaagctACTTAATTATAAATCCTTCCTGAAAGATCCTTGCATATATAAACCATGCTGTAATTAATAGctagaacaaatatttttaaatttgctcCTTAAAATACATTGATTCTGTTCTGCATCTCTGCCCAAAATATAGCTCCATGTCCCATTGAAAATGATACTTTTTCTGGAAAGAGGAACAGAAGCCTATCCAAAAAGTTGACCCCAAAGTACATTTTACAAAATGAAGCCATTTTTTCACTCTAATATTCTGCACACAGTATATGCTGATACTTTCAGTATCTCTAGGCTCAAATTGCTCATAACATTTTGCTGTAAGCCTGAATCTAACACAAGTGAGAggctgctttaattttttaaggagCAGTTCCCCTAGCTGCAAAGGCATTGAAGAGAGCCTGGAAGACACAATCTGTGTGATGCTGCTCTTTATTGTCACAGGTACAAATTTCTGATGTGTCAATGCTGCACATTCGGGTCATTGAACATTTACGGATCAGGAAGGacttttcagtctctgaaatgGTTACAAGTGGTTTTTGTCAGAACACACTCGATATAAGCAGTCTGATCTCAGTGGAGTCctactgttttattttgggttAAAGTCTTACCAGCTGTTGATGGAGAAGCCATGGGTTAATTTATATTCAtgttggaaaagcaaagcagtgctCCCTCCCAACTCTGACAGATCTGCGAGTCCCTTCCGTAGTTGATTGTCAGGTTGTCCTGATCTGTAGCTTAGCACTGACAACAGCTCACAGTTTATTTGCAGCTTTGAAGCCTGGTCCTATAGTGTTTCTCTTCTGACAGGAGATGAATAAAGGTGTCACTGTGGGAGACTTTTATCCGGCTGCTATAAAAAGGACCGTCTTTGCCTTCCCTTGAAAAATCCTCTAGTTCATTTCTGGAGCCTGTGGCTTTCCCCTCAGCAGAGTTTAGCTCCATCAGCTCCAATTCATGTTTGGCAGCTGTTTCTAAAACTCTCTGTTTGTTGTAATACCTTACAAAGTTGTTAAtgatgggatggatggggaggGCAATCGCTATCACTCCACAAAGAAAACTGATGGCAGCATTCAGTTTTCCTAGTGTTGTTTTAGGGTAAATGTCTCCATATCCAACTGTGGTCATGGTAATGATTGCCCACCAAAATGACTGAGGGatgcttttaaataaagtttCAGGGTGACTTTGCTCCATGGTATAACCTAGGGCAGAAAAGACAAAGATTCCAACAGCTAAGTACATGAGGAGCAGCCCAAGCTCCTTAAAGCTGCGTTTCAGGGCATAGGTTAGGGTCTGGAGCCCTGAGGAATGCCGTGCAAGCTTGAAAATCCTTGCGATCCTCATGATGCGCAGTGCCTGGACTGCCTGCTGGACATTGCTCAGCTCCATCAGCTTGGCTCCCAGGTGGgtcaaggtcaggctgacatAGAAAGGAAGTATTGCTAGCACATCGACAATGTTCATGAAAGAAAGGGCAAAGTGGAGCTTGTTGGGAGAGGAGATCAGCCTCAGCACATACTCCATGGTAAACCAGCCTATGCAGGCGGTCTCGATGCTGTCCAGGGTCGGGTGCTCCATACGATTCCCCTCTGCATCTACGACCTGCAAGTCCGGGATGGTCCCCACGCACATCACAACAGAGGAGatcaaaataaacagaaaggaCAGTACAGCAATCACTCTAGCTGGATAGGACGATTCTGGCTTCTCCAGAAATTTCCAGATGCATTTTTGGCACCTTTTCCAGCGACTTTCTGAGGCATCTACTCCCAAGTCATCCAGAATGAGTTGCACCCTTCGGGCTATTTCTTCCAgttcctcctttttttcacttAGGTGAGCCTTGCAGCAGTCATCCAAAAATTTCAGATCCACTTTCCAAAATTCCATTTCATTCTTGAAACATATGGGGCATATTCCTTTCTTCATGTGAATTTCCCCAAAGTAGTACACGTCAATAATGCATTTGAAAGCATCTGGATCTCTGTCAAAGTAAAACTCTCTCTTTCCAGGATCATAGTCATCACAGAGGGAGAATATGCTATCGTACCCCCCTGATAAACAATTGACCAGCTCTGCCAGCCGTGTTTCTGGGTACTGATTCAGGTTATCTCCGTAGAACACCTGCCTTACTCCACCAACATTGACTACAATCTccatttcttcacttttttctgaTCCATCAGTGTCCACATCTGGAAACCTAGAGTCACCTGCCATTTTAATTGTATTGGactttgtttgatttttttagcCCGTTGTTTGGTTTCACAGCTTTGTGGTTTTAATCTCTCATGAAAGCAAATCAGCACTGAGCCATCCCTGTTACAAATGTCACCAAACTGACCCGGAGTCGTGGTGGGAAAGGTTACTGATAGAAACCTGTGGTCAGGAAAGCCTGGTGAGGAATGCAACAAGCTGCAGGGAAAAGACAAATCATCgggctgctgtgcctgcaaGCAGGATGTTAGAAAGCTCCAGCAgactggaaagagaagaaaccatttaaaaaaactcaCCACTCTGTTCAGTGCTCGAGAGTCTTTTCAGGTCCCATTCTCTCTCTAAAAGTGATATCTATTCACAGCCTGGAAGTCACGGCAGAGAAATAAATCCTGAGCTCTGATTAACGCAACGTGCAGAGAGTGACAGTTCTCAGAGATACAGTCGGCGGAGTGAGCCCACGGGAACTGCCGCGGCTTCTCCCTTCGATTCCACAGATTTCCCTAGAAAGCtgcttttgaattttgtttctctttctgttttctgtttattgtCTTCCAGAGTTCATCTGCTGACTCTCGCACATAGTCAGTCGGTGCAAACACGCAGAGGAGAAACTTgtgcttgttttccctttgctgtttcCCAGCACAATAGGGAGCCTAGGCTGCCAGGAGTCCTTTCCAAACTCTACCCTCTCCTGgtgaaacacagcaaagcaccAGCTGCACAGAAAGAACATCCAGCTATTTATACCCCTGCCCCGTGGTACAATGATGTGTTTCTATACTGCCAGGAACGTTAAGGAGTTtgtaaaacatttgttttatcACATGCAAAGCATAATCATGTATAAAGTcattcagagctgcagaaagacacaaaaaggtTTTCTCCAGGCAGAAACCAGAAGAAGCAATATTGTATTTTGGGAATAAATGTATGGCATAAATCTTGCTCTCAGTGGGACTGAAGCAACTCCAGAGCATCTCTGTCCTATGTCAGGACATTGAGTTGATCTGGATTTGTACTGGTGTCTTTGAGAAAGAAGCAGAGACCGTAAAGTTTCTGTTGCCGATGTGGAGCAAAACTTCCCCTGCACTCTGTGCACGTTTCCCAaagctctggggtcctcagtTTTAGCCACCTTTCCGTGACCTGTAGTCAGCGGAGCCTGAGGAGGGTTTGAGTAATTTACATCTGTGATGATTTCTCAGTGACTGCTACTTACCAGAATTAGTGCTTTGTACCACATCCAGCTCTTTAAAACTAGAAGTAGAATAACAAGCATTTCCTTTTAACTTTGTTTTCCCCAAATTCCAGGATTTGATGAACCTTTTTCCCCTGGACCTCTACATGCAGGAAACCTACCACCCTGCTTGTAAATTATTAAATCTGGCTGCAGCTCATTTTAGTGGGTCCAGGAAAACATACAGTTCATAAATTAACTGTTTCTGGCCACAGCAGAATGATCTGTACCATCAAGTTATGATCTTTTCCAGTTTACTGGTTTCTGGAAAGCTTCTCGGTGGAGGGGAATAGAGAGGGGCAAATCCAGCTGACAGTTTGCTTCTCCAGGCTTGTGTCTATCCTGGGAGAAGGGTGAGATCTGTGATGTGCCTGCTGTCCTCCTGCTGGTGTCAGCCAGCAAGGGGGACCCTGGTGAGTACACAGTACTCCTGCTCCACTGTCTCAAAAGATTACGGGTGCTC
The window above is part of the Corvus moneduloides isolate bCorMon1 chromosome 3, bCorMon1.pri, whole genome shotgun sequence genome. Proteins encoded here:
- the KCNF1 gene encoding potassium voltage-gated channel subfamily F member 1, which gives rise to MAGDSRFPDVDTDGSEKSEEMEIVVNVGGVRQVFYGDNLNQYPETRLAELVNCLSGGYDSIFSLCDDYDPGKREFYFDRDPDAFKCIIDVYYFGEIHMKKGICPICFKNEMEFWKVDLKFLDDCCKAHLSEKKEELEEIARRVQLILDDLGVDASESRWKRCQKCIWKFLEKPESSYPARVIAVLSFLFILISSVVMCVGTIPDLQVVDAEGNRMEHPTLDSIETACIGWFTMEYVLRLISSPNKLHFALSFMNIVDVLAILPFYVSLTLTHLGAKLMELSNVQQAVQALRIMRIARIFKLARHSSGLQTLTYALKRSFKELGLLLMYLAVGIFVFSALGYTMEQSHPETLFKSIPQSFWWAIITMTTVGYGDIYPKTTLGKLNAAISFLCGVIAIALPIHPIINNFVRYYNKQRVLETAAKHELELMELNSAEGKATGSRNELEDFSREGKDGPFYSSRIKVSHSDTFIHLLSEEKHYRTRLQSCK